AACCAAAATGCATGCAGATTTCTGTAAACCTCACACCCGACCCACATTTTAAAAGTTCAGAGATTATTATTTTTCTCCCAGGTGACAGCTAGTGACTTTCAGAATGAGTAGATAAACATGAAGGACCTGAATCTGAGCCTTCCTTCTGATTACTTTCTGAGGGGTGCTGATCTGAGACACAGAGTGAGCTAGGGATTGCATTGCTTCTGTCCAATGTTCTGTCAATCTCCATGGAATCATGGGAAGTTCCTGCTGAGTCCATGGCTTGGGAACATTCTGTGTCACCAGATGCTTTCTGTTCCAGTGTCTCCAAAATGTTCTGAACTTTCCTGACACCATCCTTTCTTGCCTGACGGACATCAGCACGGCCATCTGGATCTACTGAATCCAACGCCAGGAGCACTTTAGTGAGGTCTTCTTCTAGTATTAGATACGGTTTTTCATTTCTTCTGCCTTGAAAGTCTAAAACCGCTTTctgcagtgtctccaccctctgcaataTTTGTTCTACTTGTAGAACTCCTGGGTGTTTCTCTTGGGGCTCTAAAACTTCCGGTTCTTTCGGGGGGGTTGGCTCCTTTTGCCCAGGTGTCTCCTCCACAGGAACAATTGGAATGGGACTTGGACTATGCGCCTCAACATTCTCAGGTGTTGCTTTTTGTGGAAGATGTTTCAAGTCACTGTCTTTAAAGGTCATCTGAATAGGAGTGTAACTGGGAGGCTCACTGGGGATGGGAGAGCTTGGCTTATTCTCTTGTTGATATCTCGGTGGGGATTCTCGTTGTATGTGGATTTGCTGGACCTAAAAAGTAATGACATTTGTCAGAAAAAGCAATGGGAATGTGGAATATGTGTGTTACAATATAGCAAGTGTAACTATGGGGTTCTGCATAAAGAGCAATTCTAAGGGGAAAACAATTCTAAATGTTGAGCAGTTACAATGGAAACCAATAAAATGCTTCATTTTTAGCATTTAATACACAAACAAGGACTTGTGAATGAGGGAGCAGGGTATGATGGAAGGACACATACTGCTAGCCAATCAATGCGGTCTATTACCTGAGGTTTATCTACTACGGTCTTCATCCTTACAGGAGCTGGTGACTGGCTCACAACCCTCACCGGGGAGCTTTCCCGACTGGATGCAACTTTAGCCGGAGGATGGGGTGATGGTAACCTGGAGTCTCTCTCATCCTGGACTTTGCCATATACTGGCTGATGTGTTTGGTAATCTCCACTTGGCTGTGGATAATGTGGCTTTGGCATGTATTGATAGCCTTGGGTAGGTGGTCGTGGCACATTGCTCTCGTGAAAGACAGGTATTGAGATATAACCACGAGGCAACTGGTGGCTTCCAATGCTCTGTCTGCCAGGGGACTGGGAAAGGACACTTTGTCTGCCAGGGGACTGACTGAGACTATTCTGTGAGTCTGTAACTGAAGGAGGGGGCTGCAAAGAAAAGAACAAGACTGTCAAACTTACTGGACCCAACACCCAGCCCATATAAGAATTATTAGTGGATATTATAAAACTAAAATAAGAGTTACATTTGTGGCATGTAGTAATAAACTCAGGCTCCTTCAGGAAGGACCTGTTTATTGTTCTTTGGAATAACCTGTTTTAATGTAATAAAGAGTTTAAGTAATTATGTCAATCCCCATCTACAGCAATGCTACCACCTATGATGTAAAGAAGCTTTGTGTGTTTATTGTCCTTTACAGCCATCCCAACCCAACAGGATTCATTCATTAACCCACAAGTATCATGTAGTCTCGTTTGAACGCGTTTTACATATGTGCAAACAGCCGTATTCGATCCCATAACCTACACGTTTATCTATAATGAGATTCACATATCTCGTCCCCATTTCATTTCCAGAATAAAAATTACTTTGTGAGTTTAGAAAGTGAAAGAGTGAAAGTCACAGGCCAGCATGCACATCCATTCAGTGGTCACAATCCAGTGTTTTCCCACGTTCATGATATAAATGATGTCATGCCCAAAATTAGTATGCATGCGATTGGTCCCGCACATGTGTTCCAGCTGCATATGACATACTAAGGCACACGCGTGGCCTTAATATGCCAATTCCCAAATATTGGGAAGCGTATCCAGTGGACTGATTCAGGAGATGcgtttatttaaacaaatagaaaGTAGATGCAGTCAGAAAGTTGAGACTAACGGACGGAGCACAGACAGCCAAATGCACAAGCTACAAATGATTTCAATTCACATATTTATGACGGGTAGTTCTGTAATAATGATTTTTTAGAGtcagctattttgtcctaaaatttgcAGGTTTTTGATGAATTCACAGCAGTTCATTGTCGAGTGATTAACCCTAGCTGTGGACGCACATCATGTTACCTCCCAAATTTAATAGATGATATGAATAACTACATTTTTCATCTGACAAATACAAGGAATTGGCTGAGATTCTGCAAATGGATAAATTGTATTAAAGATTGCACCATACTTTTTCTGGTTTAGAAAATGTTTGGGATTCTTGTACTGGTTCATCCCCGGATTGATGTTAGAATGCCCTAATAccatttttatatgttattgGATTCTTGGTCAACTTTCCACAAGGTGCAGGTAAAAAACAGCCAAAATCGCCTACACATTGAACAGTGACCACTTCAACGTGTCGTTctgtatacatacaatataaagcATGGCATGCATTTGGAATGCAGATAGATTACCGATGGTCCTTGCGGAGATCCGCTTGATGTTGGAGATCCAGCAGATTGTCCTCCATGCCTGTCAGTTTGAGAAGAGTCTCCCGGGGTCCGGGCAGGAGACTGGGGACGGTTGTAGCTCCACAGAGGAGACTGCGGTCTCTTCTGAACAGAAACAGGTTCATTCTTCACTCTTTGCATTCCTGGTTGTTGAATGATATAGTAGGGGCCCTGTTGCCTGTTCTCCAGTCCTTCATGGTTAACAGGTATCGGTATATATCCCGGACGAAGCTGAGGATAATACACATTTCCTTCTCTCAGAGGAGCAGGCTTGTGACTTTCTGATGAGGGTCCGTTAGCCAAAGACTGGTTTttctaaaaagaaagaaagaaaatcctTGTTATTGatgtacatacacacaatatGAACATTTCTAAATAGCTTCACTTGGAGCAGAAAGCTCATTTAGTTAAGGTTGAGATTGACACATTCCCTGGGTTTAGAACCAAGTATGATATATAGTTTCGGTAAGAGGCACCGGGTATAAGCCACAAGTCTCGAATTGCATGTAAAATACTCAAAAATACATCAAGCATCACAATAGCACTTTTGGCAGCCATGCCTACCAAGTTCACGTGGTTAGTCACGTATCTGGGCATTTGATAGTTGTAGGAAACTTTAGTTAGGGCAGATCTTCAAGATAGCAAGTTCCTCACAGCCCCACTAAATTCTCCTTCAATCAGTCCAAACTAACTGCCCTACGTACCTCCCAActttccctatttaggagggacaatcCCTATTTTTGACACTAATTCTTCTTTAATATTCCAATGGCcaattctaggagctccatattgttggtgtgtctgagtgtataacagagccccacagcaataatactcccagtaatgtgtctgagtgtacaacagagccccacagcaataatactcccagtaatgtgtctgagtgtacaacagagccccacagcaataatactcccagtaatgtgtctgagtgtataacagagctccacagcaataatactcccagtaatgtgtctgagtgtataacagagctccacagtaataatactcccagtaatgtgtctgagtgcataacagagtcccacagtaataatactcccagtaatgtgtctgagtgtataacagagctccacagcaataatactcccagtaatgtgtctgagtgtataacagagctccacagtaataatactcccagtaatgtgtctgagtgtataacagagctccacagcaataatactcccagtaatgtgtctgagcgtataacagagctccacagcaataatactcccagtaatgtgtctgagtgtataacaaagccccacagcaataatactcccagtaatgtgtctgagtgtataacagagctccacagtaataatactcccagtaatgtgtctgagtgtataacagagctccacagtaataatactcccagtaatgtgtctgagtgtataacagagccccacagcaataatactcccagtaatgtgtctgagtgtataacagagctccacattaataatactcccagtaatgtgtctgagtgtataacagagccccacagcaataataatcccagtaatgtgtctgagtgtataacagagctccacagcaataatactcccagtaatgtgtctgagtgtataacagagctccacagcaataatactcccagtaatgtgtctgagtgtataacagagctccacagtaataatactcccagtaatgtgtctgagtgtataacagagctccacagtaataatactcccagtaatgtgtctgagtgtataacagagccccacagtaataatactcccagtaatgtgtctgagtgtataacagagctccacagcaataatactcccagtaatgtgtctgagcgtataacagagctccacagtaataatacccccagtaatgtgtctgagagtttaacagagccccacagtaataatactcccagtaatgtgtctgagtgtataacagagctccacagcaataatactcccagtaatgtgtctgagtgtataacagagtcccacagcaataatactcccagtaatgtgtctgagtgtataacagagctccacagtaataatactcccagtaatgtgtctgagtgtataacagagtcccacagcaataatactcccagtaatgtgtctgagtgtataacagagtcccacagcaataatactcccagtaatgtgtctgagtgtataacagagccccacagcaataatactcccagtaatgtgtctgagtgtataacagagctccacagcaataatactcccagtaatgtgtctgagtgtataacagagctccacagtaataatactcccagtaatgtgtctgagtgtataacagagccccacagcaataatactcccagtaatgtgtctgagtgtataacagagctccacagtaataatactcccagtaatgtgtccgagtgtataacagagccccacagcaataatactcccagtaatgtgtctgagtgtataacagagccccacagcaataatactcccagtaatgtgtctgagtgtataacagagccccacagcaataatactcccagtaatgtgtctgagtgtataacagagctccacagcaataatactcccagtaatgtgtctgagtgtataacagagccccacagcaataatactcccagtaatgtgactgagtgtaaaacagagctccacagcaataatactcccagtaatgtgtctgagtgtataaccgagtaacccagtaatgtgtctgagtgtataacagagctccacagcaataatactcccagtaatatgtctgagtgtataacagagctccacagcaataatactcccagtaatatgtctgagtgtataacagagctccacagcaataatactcccagtaatgtgtctgagtgtataacagagccccacagcaataatactcccagtaatgtgtctgagtgtgtaacagagctccacagcaataatactcccagtaatgtgtctgagtgtataacagagctccacagcaataatactcccagtaatgtgtctgagtgtataacagagctccacagcaataatactcccagtaatgtgtctgagtgtataaca
The DNA window shown above is from Pelobates fuscus isolate aPelFus1 chromosome 10, aPelFus1.pri, whole genome shotgun sequence and carries:
- the BAG3 gene encoding BAG family molecular chaperone regulator 3, producing the protein MAHYPMKTTQGSMIPSNEPLPPGWEIKLDPHTGWPFYVDHNSRSTTWSDPRMRDPGKKNQSLANGPSSESHKPAPLREGNVYYPQLRPGYIPIPVNHEGLENRQQGPYYIIQQPGMQRVKNEPVSVQKRPQSPLWSYNRPQSPARTPGDSSQTDRHGGQSAGSPTSSGSPQGPSPPPSVTDSQNSLSQSPGRQSVLSQSPGRQSIGSHQLPRGYISIPVFHESNVPRPPTQGYQYMPKPHYPQPSGDYQTHQPVYGKVQDERDSRLPSPHPPAKVASSRESSPVRVVSQSPAPVRMKTVVDKPQVQQIHIQRESPPRYQQENKPSSPIPSEPPSYTPIQMTFKDSDLKHLPQKATPENVEAHSPSPIPIVPVEETPGQKEPTPPKEPEVLEPQEKHPGVLQVEQILQRVETLQKAVLDFQGRRNEKPYLILEEDLTKVLLALDSVDPDGRADVRQARKDGVRKVQNILETLEQKASGDTECSQAMDSAGTSHDSMEIDRTLDRSNAIPSSLCVSDQHPSESNQKEGSDSGPSCLSTHSESH